The DNA region GTAGCGGTCTAGGGGATTTACGAGTGACTTGGCCTGTCGGGTGGGATGATGTCTGGATAACAACAGCTGCTGACTTGCTACCGAGCCGGGGCTTTGAGGTAGCGAGTGGCCACTTGCCTGATCCATCAGTCGGGTCCTTCATCCGGGCACTCACTCCTCTGGGTGTCCTATATTCCAATTTCTGTTTTGATGTCCAACACCTGCCATCAGAGACACGGTACGGCTCACCGCTTTCCCTCCTGCCAGTCGGGATATGCACATATTCGAGACCCTTCAACTCTGAGAAGAGCAGCAAGCAAGTCTCGGGAACTCGCCACTTTCATTATCAATGGCAGCTGCAAAAGGAACGACATCACATCACTGCCGTACCTGGATTGCGTACAACGGAGCACCGAAAACCGGAAAGGCAAGGGAAAAATTAGACAGCGGGTGCCTGTGCCTGGGGTTTATTCCAAAACCTTCCTTCGGTAAAGCGGATCCCGGGAGGCACGACATATGCTCGGCCCATATATGGTGTAGACTATCATAAGGTggataaaaagaaaagaaagaaacagaGCCTTGCAGCAGAAGGCGGATGGGAACACGGAAAGTCAAGGTTATGCCAGGGCTTATTAACCTGCATTTCTAGACGCAGGCTGTGGGGGTGGGCaataaaaaaacaaaaaaaaaaaaaaaggagtatTCTGCCATGCCATTCTGGATTCATGGCTGACTGCCACGGGGGCAGTCCAGAGGCGGCACCTCCACCTTTGCAGGTCGAGTAGCCACTCAATCCGCCGACTTTCACCGAGACAGCAGAGGGATTTACCTTTTCAGCCTTGGACCAATGGCGTTATTCCacctttttccttctttgaAATCCTCGATGTCAGGAAAGATGCCCTCCAGCTTTGCAAGGGGCCGGAGACAACTTAGCCAGTCGCGCACAGGCCAAGTCCAACATACGGTGTAAGAGGATGCAGGCCACTCTGCAGCAGGCATTcgtcttgttcttttttgtCTTCTGGGATTTGGACAACACATTGCCCGACTTGATGCATCACTGCCTAACCCGACTTTGCAACATTTGTTTGACGTCCGCTTCTTcattcccccccctccctcttcgacTTGTCCGAGCCAACGAAACGGTGGGCTATCAGCCTAGGTATCTTTGAGCAACCTTCGCCGCTTTTAACTTGATTCCTGCCTGGTTCGTGGATCCAAACGGTGCATATACCTCCACACATGCCTCCACTTCACTCCTTCGCCATCTTCCGGTCCGCCGCTTCCTGGTTCGTGGATATTGTCTCCTGTTCCCATCACCCAGCCTATCTGCAGCTACCGTTTCGTCTGCCTGTCTGTCTCTGCCAGTCTGGTATTGTCTGATGACACACACATCGTTGTCGTCCAGACCGTCGTCACTTTTCTGACCTCCAATTGCGGCGAAACTAACCTCTCACAGGTgtttcccatccccccccccaatctTTCTATCTCCTACACCCCATCCCTGTCCCGTCATCTGCAGAAGAGAGGATCTTGTCCCGAGCAGGGAGTCAGTCTATGCCAACCATGTTGCTGTTTCTtgcctctctttctctctctcagcCGGGACTAGTCGTCGTCTACATGGCTATGtacaccccccctccatcagcCGGCTTTCTTTCGAGATGGAGTGTATCCTCCCTTGAAACCTTGAAGCCTCTATCTCtttcgcctcctccttcccacacacaacacacaatTGCCCTCCCCGGGGCCATTGGGCTTACAACCGGAGTGCCGGCTCCCCCGTTGTAGTCAATACAAACGGTTGATAGTCCCACCTCTCGGCATATGCGAGTTGCTTTCACTcgctcctttttctttctgtgATCACATTGAAACTTTCCTATAGGTCCCTCTGGCGCTTGGTGGCTTTCGTTTCTTCCTCCAGGGATCACCCCATTCATTGATACGGTCCTGTTGGTCAGTGGTTGATATCAAGGGTGtgtgagaaggagggggtgaggtttACGTTTTTTTCTTGATCAATACCGATAAGTGAACGTCGTCACCATACTTATTTCTCATCACATACCTACTTGCCTGGTTTGTTCTGGCCAAGTGAGTTAGTGTGTAGGCTTTTGGTTCAACGAATAGGAGTTGCCCTCCTCGGGGATGGATAGAGTCCGTCCTTATCCAtgtccccctctctctccccctcgTGATGAAATCGGCATGCCATCGGCCGACTGGatgagagggggggaggggaggaagggggaaaatgtataaaagggggggagatggcaGATATGTGAGAGATTGCTTTTCTTtcacttttctttcttccatTCTTTACAACGAGAACAAGTTGAGTTGGGCTTGATACCTACCATACTGCGCTACAGCTCTGTCTGCTTGctttcacacacacacacgcacacacaccaTTACTTTACTACACTTTACCCAAGAGGAGAGACTTTCACAAGTGACACCTTACTCTTGGTCTTGTCCATCCAACCATTCTATCTATTCACAACCCTTTCcgccacacacacacacacacatacacacatatacacacacatacacaaaCATTTCACCCTAGTTACCTTGGGCAGaaagtttatttatttttccccaaacccaacggTTACACATTTTtacccttttttttattctccccaccaccgccaccactacaatcttctcatcatcaccgaaCTTTGCCATATCAAAATGTCCCACTATTCAACCCCTTACTACCCCACTACaacctccatccccatcccgcCCACCAAGTCAGCCTACCAATCCCCCTACTCTCCATACTACCCACCCGCCGAGGAGACAGGGACGTACTCCGTCTCGCCCCCTGAGCTCACAGATGATGGGCACAGTTTGGTGAGCACTGGTGGTTGTAGCTACTCTGTCGGTCCGTCGGGGTCGGTCTCCTCGGGGTCAGACTACTACTATGGTGGTGggtctggggttgggggggatgttgcGGCGGGAAATGTAGCGAATGTGGATTTGAACGAGTACATGGCTGAGAGGTTCAGCGAGGGGGTGATGGATTCGGTCgggggggtgatggatgggtgtACTGTGAGGCAGGCAAAGGCGTGAGTTTTTCCCTTTTGATTTtggagagaggaagagaaaagcTGACAGTTAAAACAGTTCTGGCCATTTGAACGCCAAACACAGGGAACTGCTCGAGTTGCAGGCCAAAGCGCAGGCGAGGCTGGCAAAGACGAGGGCGAGGTTCGCGCAGGGGATGGAGGatgcgagggaggtgagggaggatttggagtGGACTCAGAGGAAGGTTGCGTGAGTTTTttgccccccctccttttttttttccctccccttcagcATTTCAAGCATGGGAATTTTTGGCTATCTGGCTTTGAACCCCTAAAAACCGCGAGATCTCAAATTTGGCGGACGAGCAGCAGGAGGCAAATCTGGGGACTGGCTGTTTTCTGAGAGAACAGGGGCTAATGATGGAGAATAGGTCGCTCAAGACAAAAGCGTCAAAGAAGCACACAAAAGAGTACACCAAAGCTCGCGCTCGGTACCCAAGCCCAGATTATtgaaccctcccccttttttttttcttttttttttcttttttaattttctcaACCTTGTCCAAAAAAATTGTCTTGTTCGTTATTTTTCATTTTGGTGGGTACAGCAATTTCGATGGGATATCCaaattttatttttttcacAGGTGAGGGCAGAAGGCTGGAGGAAAACCACAGCCTTGGGGAAGGAGTGAGGTTGATAATGGCAAGGCGCGCGGCAACACACACTCCACTGATCTCTGTTTTGTAAAAGCAGCGAGTGGAGGTTATAGGGCT from Podospora pseudopauciseta strain CBS 411.78 chromosome 6, whole genome shotgun sequence includes:
- a CDS encoding hypothetical protein (COG:S; EggNog:ENOG503P33S), whose translation is MSHYSTPYYPTTTSIPIPPTKSAYQSPYSPYYPPAEETGTYSVSPPELTDDGHSLVSTGGCSYSVGPSGSVSSGSDYYYGGGSGVGGDVAAGNVANVDLNEYMAERFSEGVMDSVGGVMDGCTVRQAKASGHLNAKHRELLELQAKAQARLAKTRARFAQGMEDAREVREDLEWTQRKVASLKTKASKKHTKEYTKARARYPSPDY